Part of the Candidatus Zixiibacteriota bacterium genome, TTACCCTAAATGGGTACAAAGATTGGAAGCATGATTACCGCCCTTTTCCCGGGGACAAAACGCAAGGTTTTGGCTCTGTTCTTTCTTAATTCGGATAGACAATTCTATTTCTCGGAAGTAGTCCGCCTTACCGGTACACGACAGGGCGTTGTGCAACGAGAACTGAAGACGTTAACCGAAGCGGGTATCCTGAGCGGTGAGAAGCGAGGCCATCAGACATTCTACTCGGTAAACAAGAACAATCCGATCTTTCCAGATTTGCGCAACATCGTATTCAAGACGTTTGGCGTGTTTGGCCAGGTGAGGGAGGCCTTAAAACCGCTTGAGAAGAAGATCAAAGTCGCTTTCATCTACGGGTCGTTCGCC contains:
- a CDS encoding nucleotidyltransferase domain-containing protein; translation: MITALFPGTKRKVLALFFLNSDRQFYFSEVVRLTGTRQGVVQRELKTLTEAGILSGEKRGHQTFYSVNKNNPIFPDLRNIVFKTFGVFGQVREALKPLEKKIKVAFIYGSFAKGKEAAGSDVDLFIVGRVPLSELVSALTPVEHDIGREVNPGLFSDAEFKAKYSQKNHFVRSVVKSDKEFIIGTEDELRRLAAE